The Rosa chinensis cultivar Old Blush chromosome 7, RchiOBHm-V2, whole genome shotgun sequence DNA segment TGCCGAGAAAACTAATCCATGGTCCACAGAGAGGCACACACCCTTTGGTTTGGCTTGCAGCCATCATCTGTACCATCATCTCCATTGCTGTGATCATTGCGGGCATCGTGGTTTTCGTGGGCTACATGGTCATCCACCCCAGGGTACCCTTTATCAAGGTCACCACAGCACACCTTGACAAGTTCGAAAGCGACGCGACGAGCCTGCTAGACACTGCAATCACCATTGTTGTGAGGGCTGAGAACGACAACACCAAGGCGCATGCAAGCTTCTCGGACACGAGCTTCACTCTCAGCTTCCAAGGGATGAACATAGCAAAGTTGGTGGCGTACCCTTTTGAGGTGAGGAAGAATAGTTCTGTGGATTTTAACTATGTGGTGGAGTCCTCGTCCATACCATTGAGTTCTGAGCAGGTGGATCAAGTGGACAATTCTTTGAAGAGAGATAGAATCAGTTTCGATTTGAAGGGGAATGTTAGAGCAAGGTGGAGAGTATGGCTACTTGGATCAATTAAGTTCTGGGGTCATTTGAACTGTCGACTTAACTTTCATGCATTCAATGGGAGCTACATATACTCACCTTGTAGCTCCAGGGCTAAGTAATTAATTTGTTCATCATTTAGTCATTTTTATTATGATATTCTTAAACAACTTTCACTTAATTTATGTACACAAGTGAGATTGAGGTCGAGGTTGAGAGTCTCCTCCATAGCTGTGTTCGTAAGTATCTGTTCTTGTTCCTCTTCTTCAATCTTGCTCATTTTATCTCCTACTCCATTTCTTTTCGCGTTCAGCATTAGCGCGATAAAGCTAATTGACATACGTGATTTTCGCACACATGTAATTATCATATTTTTGTACTTATGTCTAAAATCTGacattcaaaataaataaataaataaaaataaaaggaaacatGTCATGTTGAAAAGGGGATGGAAACTTTGATTAGATATAGTTTCTTCATGGTTAAGTATAATTTCTATAATCTCTTAAACTATCGGTGTTATTGTGATCGTCGAGATCAATTATGGCCACAAGAGCACAAAACACATTTGAAGTTCTttagccaaaaagaaaaaaaaaaaaaaacttttagaCGAAGCTTTCGTTTGTGCAATGAATCGGTCCCATGACCATGGCAATCGTGCAAATTAAGCATGAAATGAAGCTAAAAGAGCCACCTAGACGCAACTAGAGATCCCAAAAAATAATGGCCCATAAAGGAAGaagttcctttttcttttttgtgcttTTCTTATTGTCTTTTAGTTCTTGGTCTATTCTTCAATGCGTTACTAAGAATTTATTTTCAATGTGAACCTAGATCTGATTACGATATCTCATCGTAGTATTCATAACTAAATTCGTGTTTTTTCTAGTTACTGTTTTCGTTTCGGAACAAGTACCATCATGATCAATTATAAAGGTGCCAAATTCATCCAAACTAGATCCATGATAAAGTTATGGATACGTCCACAAAACCGGAAGGCACTTGTGCATTCAAAGTACGTATAAGTATCAAATTACCAACATTTCCAAAATACACACCGACTTGCGGTCAAAGTAcctttttatattatttttttattttattttaaaaataaggGATTAGACAATATTAGTTCCTCGGAGGCAGACAATGTAGGGAGCAAGTCCCACCCTCAATCCCTAAGGAGAAGGGTCTGccacactctgggaacccacccCCCATCCCCTTAAATTATTAAAATAGAATAAGAAATACAAAGTAGTTGGGGggacaaaaccaaaacccaacctGAGAAAAGAAGATACAAGCCCTTCTTGCAAAGAACAAGCAAACCAagcaaaaaacaaattaaaagacaaaaaaacaaagacaaacaaaaaaccaTCACCGAAATCTATAATAAACCATAGAAGACAGGTCGAGTCCATAATGACCAGCAATAAAGGATGGAGGGTCATCCCACCAGCTATAACCCGCATTGAGCGCACCATGATTAGCAAGAGCATCAGCTACAGTGTTCCCCTCCCGGAAAGTATGAGAGACTCTAAAATGGATCATACGGGTGAAAGACAGACAATTAGACCATGCCCTCCGTAGCCTCCATGGAACTAACTTTGGATTCTTGGAATACTGAACCACAAGCATAGAGTCGGTTTCGAACCAAATGTGAGTCCAAGTCTTAACCCAAGCAATCCTCAAAGCCTCAATAATTGCTAACACTTCCGCATCAATTGCACTGAGAGTCTCCACTTTTTTAGCAAAAGCTCCTCTAAACTGACCCTCATGATCTCTAAATATCCCCCAAATCCAGCTGTGCTATTGCCTCGAAAAGAACCATCTGTATTCACCTTCAACCAAAacatttgggggggggggggggggagagatcCATTGTACTGGGGTATATTTTGGAGCCTTTACAGTCAAGGATGAAAGACCTAGCACCGCGAATAGGCCTTGCATTCTCAAAGGGTTAAAGCATGGCATAAAGTGAATGGAGGCAGATTCTTTCAAAGAAATTAGAAACCAATGCTTGAAACGTGCTAAGTTAAAAGTACCCTCATGAAATCGGATTTTGTTTCTCTCCGACCATATGCACCACAGGGCATTGCAAAAAGCAAAACTCCATAGAGATTTTGAAGCACTAGTCATCCCATTTAGAAAATCTGGGGAGAGAAGATCAGCAAGAGATGTACCCGGCAAAATACTCTTGCGGAAAAAAGAAGCAAGCCAGCTCCAAAAAACATGGATTAAATCGCACTCATAGAAAAGATGATTTAAAGACTCACCTTGTATTCGGCAAATAGAGCACTGAGAGCAGAGAGAAATACCCCTTCTGGCTAACAAGTCATCAGTTAAAATCCTCTTTTTTAAAACATTCCAAGTCACTAGGCTCTTGTGGGGCTGTAAAGCCTTATTCCAAATCAACTTGCACCAGGTTATGAAAGGTCTAGGTGGCGAGAGAAACATGAAAGCATCCTTGGTTGTTAAAATTCCAGCTGCATTAGAAGGCCAGATGACTTGGTCCCCCTCATTTTCCAGAGGCAACACCACATTAGAAATTCTTGAAGCAAGatctggaaagaaaaaagaaaaaataggagGAATTGCCCATTGCCTATTTTTAATAAACTCACTAACTCTGGATGGCATAAGGGACTGCACCACTGGCGTGATCTAATGAATGGAAGAAATTGAAGCACCCAACCAATTGTCCGAACAGAAAGAAATTCTGCTACCATCTCCCACCAACCGCTGGAGATTAGAGTAGAAAGAATCCCATAATTTTTTAAGACCAGGCCACACTGAGGATCGTTGATAATACTGAATAGGGAGCAAATCATGAGAAAAGAATTGCTCTCTCAGGAGGGCTGCTGAAGGGGATGAGCCATTGACTATGTTCCAACAATTCTTTGGGAGCAAAGCCCGgttaaaatgaaataaattcTTTAAACCCAAACCTCCTTGCTCAAGCGGAAGACAACATGTATCCCAAGCAATAAGTGCTGAGCCTTTCTTTAGGGGGTCACCAGACCAGAAAAAATTCCGTGTCCATTGCTGCACCTTCAAAAGAAGAGACCGGGGCCAAGTATAAACTTGAAAGCTAAGTAAGAGCTGACTGTGAATAACAGAAGAAATTAGCTGAAGTCTGGCAGCCTGTGAGAGTTGTTTACCCTTCCAAGAAGAGAGTTTACATCTTACTTTGTCTGCAATGGTTCTGAAATAGGATGGCTTCGGACACCCTTTATAGATAGGGACACCGAGATAGGTGAAGGGCAATGAACCTTCTCTGATGCCCAAAACATGCTGGATGTAAACTCTGCGCCGCTAAGCATATTTTCCCAATAAAACAGATGATTTACTCTTGTTCACAACCTGACCCGAATTAATTGCATATTCATCCGAGAATTTCACAAAAGCACGAAGACCACGTGGGTTGCTTTGCATGAATACCATTACATCATCAGCAAATAGTACATGAGAAGGAGGCCGTACCTTTCTTGGAGCTGCAATGGGGGAGATTTTGCCCTTTGAGACCAACCTTGATAAACCTCGACTTAAAACCTCTTCTGCTAAACAAAACAGAAGCAGCGAAAGAGGGTCACATTGTCTGACGCCCCTTGAGCATTGAAAGAAACCACATGAATTGCCATTTATTAAAACTGACAACCAAGCAGACTTAAGAGTATTATGAATCCAGCTGATAAATAatgaatcaaacccaaaagcTTGAAGAACTCGTAGTAAAAGACCCCAATCTAATGTGTCAAAAGCCTTGCTGATATCTAGTTTGATAGCAATATTACCCCATTTACCATTTCTATCCAGAAGGTTCACACATTCAGATGTAAGAATAATTGGGTCCACTATTGAACGACCCTTGATA contains these protein-coding regions:
- the LOC112179886 gene encoding uncharacterized protein LOC112179886, whose product is MPRKLIHGPQRGTHPLVWLAAIICTIISIAVIIAGIVVFVGYMVIHPRVPFIKVTTAHLDKFESDATSLLDTAITIVVRAENDNTKAHASFSDTSFTLSFQGMNIAKLVAYPFEVRKNSSVDFNYVVESSSIPLSSEQVDQVDNSLKRDRISFDLKGNVRARWRVWLLGSIKFWGHLNCRLNFHAFNGSYIYSPCSSRAK